A single Crateriforma conspicua DNA region contains:
- a CDS encoding heavy metal translocating P-type ATPase: protein MNRTADAIDPVCGMTVDPDGAPHRHHQGTDYYFCCPGCAEKFASDPESTLRRRREKDAAKAQGHGACCGGGDGGLPVLQIGGGSNPGVSTGDPDAVYICPMHPEIEQIGFGDCPICGMDLEPKQVQVAGDVADDPQYQNMRRRFWIGVALSIPLLILSMGPMVGIPITESVSPRVGGWLQWALATPIVFGCGWPLLVRGVKSFQGWNLNMFSLIAVGTLAAYAFSTVALIAPAVVPDAFRSGDGLPLYFESAAVIITLVLMGQVLELRARGRTGDAIRQLMELTPDTAHRMDDGGNETDVSLAEVRQGDRLRIRPGEKIPVDGEVVDGQSHVDESMISGEPIPVMKQTGDSLTGGTLNQSGALTMTATNVGDETVLSQIVQMVAQAQRSQAPIQRLVDKVSQYFVPAVIASALIAFVAWWALGPEPTLAHAFVAAVAVLIIACPCALGLATPMSVMVGVGRGAREGVLIKDAEAIEVMEKVDTIVVDKTGTLTVGRPEVTNVRSIGDDASETWMRLAAIAESSSEHPLGRAIVRHAADEPLPTPEAFESTTGRGVTAQHDGHVIRVGQPDWLSDNGIDVPENATTTMTELQSDGATAVLVAIDDAVRGVIGITDPIKPSTEHAIATLHDSGKRIVMMTGDARPTALAVGQTLGIDEIHAGVTPQQKHDLVRDMQREGHVVAMAGDGINDAPALAAADVGIAMGTGAGVAIDSAKITLVGGDLRGVAAAELLSRKTMANIRQNLFFAFVYNAVGVPIAGGLLYPLLGWMLSPMIAAAAMSFSSVSVIANALRLRNLRLQLDRGNE, encoded by the coding sequence ATGAACAGGACCGCCGACGCGATTGATCCCGTATGCGGCATGACCGTTGATCCCGACGGGGCGCCGCACCGACATCACCAGGGCACCGATTATTACTTCTGTTGTCCAGGCTGTGCAGAAAAATTCGCATCGGACCCCGAAAGCACGTTGCGACGACGGCGCGAAAAGGATGCGGCCAAGGCCCAGGGTCATGGGGCATGTTGCGGCGGCGGTGATGGCGGGCTGCCCGTGCTGCAAATCGGCGGCGGCAGCAACCCTGGCGTCTCCACCGGTGATCCGGACGCCGTTTATATCTGTCCGATGCACCCCGAAATCGAACAGATCGGGTTCGGCGATTGTCCGATTTGCGGAATGGACTTGGAACCCAAGCAGGTGCAAGTCGCCGGCGATGTTGCCGATGATCCCCAGTACCAAAACATGCGGCGTCGTTTCTGGATCGGCGTCGCGTTGTCGATCCCGCTGCTGATCCTGTCGATGGGCCCGATGGTCGGCATACCGATCACCGAATCGGTTTCGCCGCGTGTGGGCGGTTGGCTGCAATGGGCATTGGCGACGCCGATTGTTTTCGGATGCGGTTGGCCGCTGCTCGTTCGTGGCGTCAAGTCGTTCCAAGGTTGGAACCTGAACATGTTTTCGCTGATCGCGGTGGGCACCCTTGCCGCCTACGCGTTCAGCACGGTCGCATTGATTGCGCCGGCAGTGGTCCCCGATGCGTTTCGTTCCGGGGACGGCCTGCCCCTGTACTTTGAATCGGCCGCGGTCATCATCACCCTGGTTTTGATGGGCCAAGTCCTGGAACTGCGTGCCAGAGGTCGCACCGGAGATGCCATTCGCCAGTTGATGGAACTGACACCCGACACGGCACACCGAATGGACGACGGTGGCAACGAAACCGACGTGTCACTTGCCGAAGTTCGTCAGGGGGACCGATTGCGGATTCGACCTGGCGAAAAAATCCCCGTCGATGGCGAAGTGGTCGATGGCCAAAGCCACGTCGATGAATCCATGATCTCCGGCGAACCGATTCCGGTAATGAAGCAGACCGGCGATTCGTTGACCGGCGGCACCTTGAACCAGTCGGGCGCATTGACGATGACGGCGACCAATGTCGGCGACGAAACCGTGCTCAGCCAAATCGTTCAAATGGTGGCCCAAGCCCAACGCAGCCAGGCTCCGATTCAACGACTTGTCGACAAGGTTTCCCAGTACTTTGTTCCCGCCGTCATTGCTTCCGCGCTGATCGCCTTCGTTGCCTGGTGGGCTTTGGGACCGGAACCAACCTTGGCACATGCCTTTGTTGCCGCCGTGGCCGTACTGATCATCGCCTGCCCCTGTGCGTTGGGCCTGGCAACACCAATGTCCGTGATGGTCGGTGTTGGTCGTGGTGCCAGAGAAGGCGTCTTGATCAAGGATGCCGAAGCGATCGAAGTGATGGAGAAAGTCGACACCATCGTGGTGGACAAAACAGGCACGCTAACGGTCGGTCGTCCGGAAGTCACAAACGTTCGAAGCATTGGCGACGATGCTTCGGAAACCTGGATGCGTCTGGCGGCAATCGCCGAATCGTCAAGCGAACACCCGCTGGGGCGGGCCATCGTCCGGCACGCCGCCGATGAACCGTTGCCGACGCCCGAAGCCTTTGAAAGCACCACGGGTCGTGGCGTCACCGCACAACACGATGGTCACGTGATTCGCGTGGGGCAACCGGACTGGCTATCGGACAATGGCATCGACGTTCCAGAAAATGCCACCACGACGATGACCGAATTGCAGTCCGATGGTGCGACCGCGGTGCTGGTCGCAATCGACGATGCGGTCCGCGGTGTGATCGGAATCACCGATCCGATCAAGCCGTCGACCGAACATGCGATCGCGACTTTGCATGATTCCGGCAAGCGGATTGTGATGATGACCGGTGACGCACGGCCGACCGCTCTTGCGGTCGGCCAGACACTGGGGATCGACGAAATCCATGCGGGTGTCACACCACAGCAAAAGCATGACCTTGTCCGCGACATGCAGCGTGAAGGTCACGTGGTGGCGATGGCCGGCGATGGAATCAACGACGCCCCGGCCTTGGCGGCGGCCGACGTGGGCATCGCCATGGGAACCGGCGCGGGGGTCGCCATCGATTCAGCCAAAATCACGCTAGTCGGCGGTGATTTGCGAGGCGTCGCCGCTGCGGAATTGCTAAGCCGAAAAACCATGGCCAACATCCGCCAGAACCTGTTCTTTGCGTTCGTCTACAACGCGGTGGGCGTTCCGATCGCTGGCGGCTTGCTTTATCCCTTGCTCGGTTGGATGCTAAGCCCGATGATCGCCGCTGCGGCGATGAGTTTTAGCAGTGTTTCGGTCATCGCCAACGCCCTGCGACTTCGCAACCTTCGCTTACAACTGGACCGAGGAAACGAGTGA
- a CDS encoding PQQ-binding-like beta-propeller repeat protein: protein MNRIIHAALFLGFVLFASIPDARSASAADSAVTTTGDQTGSGASVWNQWRGPDRDGRIPGSSWPDKLDGRLQLQWSKDHSPSYSGPVLLDDLVFTTETIDRKYEQVTAYRLSDGQMVWNRRWEGHMAVPFFAAKNGDWIRSTPACVPGHLVILGMRDVLVSLDPQTGQENWRNDLPASEGTPLQPFGAVCSPLIDGDVVYVQSGGGLIKVDLATGRVLWTVLGGSSDMMSSGAFSSPVMAVIAGKKQLVVQTRLELCGVDPDDGTVLWKTPVEAFRGMNILTPLVIGDRIFTAAHSGRSHLFQIANDDPEGSTVNEVWSQKTQGYMSSPVVIDGNVYLHLKNQRFTCLDLQDGSIRWTSRPIGDYCSLVHNDRQILSLANDGVLRLIEPTPDKFRVVDTSQVAADAWAHLAVRDDLVVVRDLNSLRLYRWTGSANR, encoded by the coding sequence TTGAATCGAATCATTCACGCTGCGTTGTTTTTGGGATTCGTGCTGTTTGCTTCGATCCCAGACGCTCGTTCGGCGTCCGCGGCGGACTCCGCTGTCACGACAACCGGGGATCAAACGGGCTCCGGTGCAAGCGTCTGGAACCAGTGGCGTGGCCCCGATCGCGATGGACGCATCCCGGGATCGTCGTGGCCGGACAAGCTGGACGGCAGGTTGCAATTGCAATGGTCCAAAGATCATTCACCCAGCTACAGCGGGCCGGTATTGCTGGATGATCTGGTCTTCACCACCGAAACCATTGACCGCAAGTATGAACAGGTCACGGCGTATCGGTTGTCCGACGGGCAAATGGTTTGGAACCGTCGCTGGGAAGGTCATATGGCGGTCCCGTTCTTTGCCGCCAAGAACGGTGATTGGATTCGTTCCACCCCCGCGTGCGTTCCCGGTCATTTGGTGATTCTGGGGATGCGGGACGTGTTGGTTTCGTTGGATCCGCAGACCGGCCAAGAGAATTGGAGGAACGACTTGCCTGCCAGCGAGGGTACGCCCCTGCAACCTTTCGGTGCGGTTTGCTCTCCACTGATTGACGGGGACGTCGTTTATGTGCAGTCCGGCGGTGGGCTGATTAAGGTGGACTTGGCCACCGGGCGAGTCCTGTGGACGGTCTTGGGCGGTTCGTCGGACATGATGTCCAGTGGCGCGTTTTCCAGTCCGGTCATGGCGGTGATCGCGGGCAAGAAACAGTTGGTGGTGCAAACACGACTGGAGTTGTGCGGCGTGGATCCCGACGATGGGACCGTGCTTTGGAAGACGCCGGTGGAGGCGTTTCGGGGAATGAATATCTTGACGCCGCTTGTGATCGGCGACCGAATCTTTACCGCCGCCCACAGCGGACGCAGCCACCTGTTTCAGATCGCCAACGACGATCCAGAAGGCTCGACGGTCAATGAGGTTTGGAGTCAAAAGACGCAGGGTTACATGTCATCGCCCGTCGTGATTGACGGCAACGTGTATCTGCATTTGAAGAACCAGCGGTTCACTTGCTTGGATTTACAAGACGGCAGCATTCGTTGGACGTCGCGGCCGATCGGCGATTACTGCAGCCTGGTCCACAACGATCGGCAAATCTTGTCGCTTGCCAATGACGGCGTTCTGCGTTTGATCGAACCGACGCCGGACAAGTTTCGCGTGGTGGATACATCCCAAGTCGCCGCCGACGCTTGGGCTCACCTGGCCGTCCGTGACGACCTGGTCGTCGTGCGAGACTTGAATTCGCTGCGTTTATATCGTTGGACCGGTTCAGCGAATCGTTGA
- a CDS encoding esterase/lipase family protein, translated as MRSIKSVAQLASFAAAITVAAVIQNCVFQVRSDAQETEVSSEDRPAPKSMWNVPLKTAGGSQFWTDHVHREEYRIQQNVLTKHWRLLDQKDVRRAWGSREACEAVLDQLCPLKPAVASDAGGKPIVMLLHGLFRSHRSMMGLEDAIEKDEQLDAVTYSYASTRGGVAEHAAALADTLRSLPKDRPIAFVGHSMGNIVVRHLIADLQASGDPDHLLPRCKAMVMLGPPNQGAIIAKRLAQTGVFGIVTGQGGMELGPEFEKLEKHLAIPPFPFAIVAGDMSDEAIQNPLTEGAGDFVVSVEEAYLPGAADTQTFPLLHSFIMDDPDVQAYTIDFLKTHLGLKELPTGTPEVSDAN; from the coding sequence ATGCGTTCTATAAAATCAGTCGCCCAGCTGGCATCATTCGCCGCCGCAATCACGGTCGCCGCTGTGATTCAAAATTGCGTTTTCCAGGTACGTTCCGACGCTCAGGAGACCGAGGTGTCATCCGAAGACCGACCGGCACCCAAATCCATGTGGAATGTGCCATTGAAAACGGCCGGAGGTTCACAGTTTTGGACCGACCACGTGCACCGGGAAGAATACCGGATTCAGCAGAACGTGTTGACCAAGCACTGGCGGCTGTTGGACCAGAAAGACGTTCGGCGGGCTTGGGGCAGCCGCGAGGCCTGTGAAGCCGTCTTGGATCAACTGTGCCCATTGAAGCCCGCGGTCGCGTCGGACGCCGGCGGCAAACCCATCGTGATGTTGCTGCACGGATTGTTCCGCAGCCACCGGTCGATGATGGGCTTGGAAGACGCGATCGAAAAAGACGAACAGTTGGACGCGGTGACCTACAGCTATGCCAGCACGCGAGGCGGCGTCGCCGAACATGCCGCGGCACTGGCCGATACGCTGCGGTCGCTGCCCAAGGATCGGCCGATCGCCTTCGTCGGCCACAGCATGGGGAACATTGTTGTGCGGCACTTGATTGCCGATCTGCAAGCGTCCGGCGATCCGGACCATTTGCTGCCACGCTGCAAGGCGATGGTCATGTTGGGGCCGCCCAACCAGGGCGCGATCATTGCCAAGCGATTGGCGCAAACGGGCGTGTTCGGCATCGTGACCGGCCAGGGCGGCATGGAGTTGGGGCCGGAATTTGAAAAACTGGAAAAGCACTTGGCCATTCCGCCGTTCCCCTTCGCCATCGTCGCGGGAGACATGTCCGATGAAGCCATCCAAAACCCGTTGACCGAGGGCGCCGGTGACTTTGTCGTCAGCGTCGAAGAAGCTTATTTGCCCGGGGCGGCCGACACCCAGACGTTTCCCCTGCTGCATTCGTTCATCATGGACGATCCCGACGTCCAGGCGTACACCATCGATTTCCTAAAGACCCACTTGGGCTTGAAGGAATTGCCGACCGGTACACCCGAAGTCTCGGATGCAAACTGA
- a CDS encoding class I SAM-dependent methyltransferase, which translates to MTDLKQPPPDPTPPQWRRPRGVAPGTWQYLHQRTIADHYDAFVADTPLCHLDDEFLAELFPRRETAGCRVADLGCGTGRSAIPLARRGYDVVAIDLSRPMLQNLMRRVTQEIPTDSQPDSPVGRIFPVQANLVELDSLADDSIDHTICMFSTLGMIQGRANRNAVLQHARRMTRNGGRLVIHVHHRAAWFAEPGGMRRWLASAVKAWTRKDHEFGDHVYAYRGLSQMFLHRFSQREITTAVRQAGWTVDQVHRIAADGTGFLSRRPRLPSKIGGFIVVAQ; encoded by the coding sequence ATGACCGACTTGAAACAGCCCCCGCCCGATCCGACGCCGCCACAGTGGCGACGACCGCGTGGCGTGGCGCCGGGAACCTGGCAGTATCTTCATCAGCGGACGATCGCCGACCATTACGACGCGTTTGTGGCCGATACCCCGCTGTGCCACCTAGATGATGAATTCCTGGCGGAATTGTTCCCGCGACGCGAAACCGCAGGCTGTCGGGTCGCCGATTTGGGATGCGGCACCGGCCGATCGGCGATTCCGCTGGCCCGACGCGGCTATGACGTGGTCGCGATCGACCTAAGCCGGCCGATGCTGCAGAACCTGATGCGGCGGGTCACCCAAGAGATCCCGACGGATTCACAGCCCGATTCACCGGTCGGACGCATCTTTCCGGTCCAAGCAAATTTGGTCGAACTGGATTCGCTGGCCGACGATTCAATCGACCACACCATCTGCATGTTCAGCACGCTGGGCATGATTCAGGGACGTGCCAATCGAAACGCGGTGCTGCAGCACGCCCGCCGGATGACCCGCAACGGGGGCCGGCTGGTAATTCACGTCCACCATCGTGCGGCCTGGTTTGCCGAGCCCGGCGGAATGCGTCGCTGGTTGGCTTCGGCGGTGAAGGCCTGGACACGGAAGGATCACGAATTTGGCGATCATGTGTATGCCTATCGCGGGCTCAGCCAGATGTTCTTGCACCGGTTTTCACAACGTGAAATCACGACTGCGGTTCGCCAGGCCGGTTGGACCGTCGATCAGGTGCACCGAATCGCCGCCGATGGCACGGGCTTTTTGTCGAGGCGACCTCGTTTGCCGTCAAAGATCGGCGGGTTCATCGTGGTCGCGCAGTGA
- a CDS encoding nucleotidyl transferase family protein: MLIQGQYQSGSLVFPGSFNPIHDGHLAMADVASRKYATKVQPEISIANVDKPDIDDADLQRRLARVQRIGTPLVTRAARFFEKAACFPGCRFLIGADTALRLNDPAYANHCPRQRDQCIAKIRQHGCQFVVFGRLIGHTFQDATTLPLCQNLLAICDLVPESDFRIDISSTQLRSMRPDQSPP, translated from the coding sequence ATGCTGATCCAAGGTCAATACCAAAGCGGATCGTTGGTATTTCCAGGCAGCTTCAATCCCATCCACGACGGCCACTTGGCGATGGCTGACGTGGCGTCACGCAAGTACGCCACGAAGGTTCAGCCGGAAATCTCCATTGCCAATGTGGACAAGCCAGACATTGACGATGCGGATCTGCAGCGCCGCCTGGCTCGGGTGCAACGAATCGGAACACCGCTGGTCACCCGGGCGGCACGTTTTTTTGAAAAGGCCGCGTGTTTTCCTGGGTGCCGTTTCCTGATCGGCGCCGATACGGCACTACGGCTGAATGATCCGGCCTATGCCAATCATTGTCCCCGCCAACGCGACCAGTGCATTGCGAAGATCCGACAACATGGGTGCCAGTTTGTTGTGTTCGGACGGTTGATCGGACACACGTTTCAAGACGCGACAACGTTACCGCTGTGCCAAAACCTATTGGCCATCTGTGATTTGGTTCCCGAATCCGATTTTCGCATCGACATCAGCAGCACGCAGTTGCGGTCGATGCGGCCTGATCAATCACCGCCTTAG
- the gap gene encoding type I glyceraldehyde-3-phosphate dehydrogenase, translating to MAVKVGINGFGRIGRMVFRSSVTRDDIEVVAINDLLDVDYLAYMLQYDSVHGPFKGEVAVDGDALVVNGKKIRITAETDPAQLKWGDAGVDVVVESTGIFLTADSAQGHLDAGAKKVVMSAPSKDDTPMFVMGVNDDSYAGQKFVSNASCTTNCLAPLAKVLNDSFGIKRGLMTTVHAATATQKTVDGPSKKDWRGGRGILENIIPSSTGAAKAVGKVIPELNGKLTGMAFRVPTSDVSVVDLTVELEKETTYEDICKAMKAAADGSMKGVLGYTEDKVVSTDFRGEARTSVFDAGAGIQLDGTFVKVVSWYDNEWGYSNKVLDLVAKISE from the coding sequence GTGGCAGTTAAAGTCGGAATCAATGGTTTTGGTCGTATCGGCCGGATGGTGTTTCGTTCGTCGGTCACCCGCGACGATATCGAAGTGGTCGCGATCAACGACTTGTTGGACGTTGATTACTTGGCCTACATGCTGCAATACGACTCGGTTCACGGCCCGTTCAAGGGCGAGGTTGCTGTCGACGGCGACGCCCTGGTCGTCAACGGCAAAAAGATCCGCATCACCGCCGAAACCGATCCCGCCCAACTGAAATGGGGCGACGCGGGTGTCGACGTCGTCGTTGAATCGACCGGTATTTTCTTGACCGCGGATTCCGCACAAGGCCACTTGGACGCCGGTGCCAAGAAGGTCGTGATGTCGGCACCGTCCAAGGACGACACCCCGATGTTCGTCATGGGCGTTAACGACGACAGCTATGCCGGCCAAAAATTCGTTTCCAACGCTTCGTGCACGACCAACTGCTTGGCACCGCTGGCCAAGGTCTTGAACGACAGCTTCGGCATCAAGCGTGGTTTGATGACCACCGTTCACGCCGCCACCGCGACCCAAAAAACCGTCGACGGACCTTCGAAGAAGGACTGGCGCGGCGGCCGCGGCATCCTGGAAAACATCATCCCGTCCAGCACCGGTGCGGCCAAAGCCGTCGGAAAGGTCATTCCGGAATTGAACGGCAAGCTGACCGGCATGGCGTTCCGCGTTCCCACCAGCGACGTTTCGGTCGTCGACCTGACCGTCGAACTGGAAAAGGAAACCACCTATGAAGACATCTGCAAGGCGATGAAGGCAGCCGCCGATGGCTCGATGAAGGGTGTCCTGGGCTACACCGAAGACAAGGTCGTTTCGACCGACTTCCGTGGCGAAGCTCGCACCTCGGTCTTCGACGCCGGCGCCGGAATCCAACTGGATGGCACCTTCGTCAAAGTCGTCTCCTGGTACGACAACGAATGGGGCTACAGCAACAAGGTGCTGGACCTGGTCGCGAAGATCAGCGAGTAA
- the hemG gene encoding protoporphyrinogen oxidase codes for MIRQTRIAVIGGGLAGLATSAWLRLDAPEIEVCLFESADRLGGVIGTSTLEHPDLGTIHLDRGADMLATEPSSALDLIDRLDASDRLIHPKSAGRGAMIVHQGRLRSIPEGFVLMRPTRLRSMVTTPLLSPQGKLRLLAEPCIGEPDSEDDESVASFVRRRFGDELLQRIVQPLVAGIYTADVERLSMRATMAPIHAMVRRHGSLTAATLRRRFGGRDGVEATSSGARYEKFRAFRFGMQGLIDLLAESLPPTSVRTNAAVNRIGRNERGGFDLALADASVQSFDQVVVATPASRTANLIADLAPAASDQLASIISASAGIVVMVVRREDMPGLPPTFGLVVPAIENRRILAVSFASEKFAGRCPPDHVIVRVFVGGMLQSDLLQRDDADLVQLATDELRDLVGLSGAPVHQTVVRWNKAMPQYEIGHLDRVATIDADIARIPGLHLCSNALRGVGIAPLIGQAGQVAKAVIDQAASTATACC; via the coding sequence GTGATTCGTCAAACCCGAATTGCGGTCATCGGCGGCGGCTTGGCCGGCTTGGCAACCTCGGCGTGGTTGCGGCTGGATGCACCGGAGATCGAAGTCTGTCTTTTTGAAAGTGCCGATCGTCTGGGCGGTGTCATTGGCACGTCCACGTTGGAACATCCCGATCTGGGGACGATCCACTTGGATCGCGGTGCCGATATGTTGGCGACCGAGCCCTCGTCGGCGCTGGATCTGATCGACCGTTTGGACGCGTCCGATCGCCTGATCCATCCGAAATCGGCCGGTCGCGGCGCGATGATTGTCCACCAAGGACGTCTGCGCAGCATTCCCGAGGGCTTTGTGCTGATGCGGCCCACACGCTTGCGTTCCATGGTCACCACGCCATTGCTTTCGCCACAGGGCAAGCTGCGTCTATTGGCCGAGCCCTGCATTGGTGAACCAGATTCGGAGGATGATGAAAGCGTGGCGTCATTCGTCCGCCGACGATTCGGGGACGAATTGTTACAGCGGATCGTTCAGCCGTTGGTCGCCGGTATCTACACCGCCGACGTGGAACGGTTGAGCATGCGTGCGACGATGGCCCCGATCCACGCGATGGTCCGTCGACACGGATCGTTGACCGCCGCGACACTGCGTCGTCGGTTCGGGGGACGTGATGGCGTTGAGGCCACCAGCAGTGGTGCACGCTATGAAAAATTCCGCGCATTTCGCTTCGGCATGCAAGGCTTGATCGACTTGTTGGCCGAATCATTGCCACCCACGTCGGTCCGTACCAACGCCGCGGTCAATCGCATTGGCCGCAATGAACGGGGCGGTTTTGATTTGGCATTGGCTGATGCTTCGGTGCAAAGCTTTGACCAAGTCGTCGTCGCGACGCCGGCATCACGCACGGCGAATCTGATCGCCGATTTGGCGCCCGCCGCGTCGGATCAACTAGCGTCGATCATTTCGGCGTCCGCGGGAATCGTCGTCATGGTGGTGCGCCGTGAAGACATGCCGGGGTTGCCACCCACCTTTGGTCTGGTCGTCCCGGCGATCGAGAATCGACGCATCCTGGCCGTCAGTTTTGCCAGCGAAAAGTTTGCCGGTCGGTGTCCGCCCGATCATGTGATCGTTCGCGTTTTTGTCGGCGGCATGCTGCAAAGTGATTTGCTGCAGCGTGATGACGCCGACTTGGTTCAACTGGCCACTGACGAACTCAGAGATCTGGTTGGATTGTCGGGGGCTCCGGTGCATCAAACAGTTGTTCGCTGGAACAAAGCGATGCCGCAATACGAAATCGGGCATCTGGACCGAGTCGCCACGATCGATGCCGATATTGCCAGGATCCCCGGACTGCACTTATGCAGTAACGCACTGCGTGGCGTCGGCATTGCACCGCTGATCGGACAGGCTGGGCAAGTCGCTAAGGCGGTGATTGATCAGGCCGCATCGACCGCAACTGCGTGCTGCTGA
- a CDS encoding deoxyhypusine synthase family protein, whose product MNVSEFLDQHFHHFNARETVQAARVYRDFVRPDGGGGKMMVTLAGAMSTGEIGRSLAEMIRQNKVHAITCTAANLEEDVFNLVAHDEYRIVEDWRALSVQDEVKLRDEGFNRVTDTCIPETVMRHLEARLLKLWQKAADEGESHSPAWYMMEVLRDETLKEHYQIPVENSWLMAAMQAGIPVFVPGFEDSTLGNIFAARVYEKKVARHDVYWSGTRQMEALIQWYQDTAADSPIGFFQIGGGIAGDFPICVVPLLIQDLKLDIPLWAYFCQISDAVTSYGGYSGAVPNEKITWYKLEPEAPKFMIQSDASIVAPLMFAYVLGW is encoded by the coding sequence GTGAACGTTTCGGAATTTTTGGACCAACACTTTCATCACTTCAACGCCCGCGAAACCGTCCAGGCGGCTCGCGTCTATCGCGACTTTGTCCGGCCCGATGGTGGTGGCGGAAAGATGATGGTGACTCTGGCCGGTGCCATGTCCACTGGTGAAATCGGTCGTTCGCTGGCGGAGATGATTCGCCAGAACAAAGTTCATGCCATCACGTGCACCGCCGCCAATCTGGAAGAAGACGTCTTCAACTTGGTCGCCCACGACGAATATCGCATTGTCGAAGACTGGCGAGCCTTGTCGGTACAGGACGAGGTCAAGCTGCGCGACGAAGGTTTCAATCGCGTGACCGACACCTGTATTCCCGAAACGGTGATGCGGCACCTGGAAGCCCGTCTGTTGAAGCTATGGCAAAAGGCCGCCGACGAAGGTGAATCGCACAGTCCGGCTTGGTACATGATGGAAGTGCTGCGGGACGAAACCCTGAAAGAACACTACCAGATCCCGGTGGAAAACAGTTGGCTGATGGCGGCGATGCAAGCCGGCATCCCCGTTTTCGTTCCGGGATTCGAAGACAGTACCCTGGGCAACATCTTTGCCGCACGCGTCTACGAAAAGAAGGTCGCCCGGCACGACGTGTATTGGTCGGGCACACGCCAGATGGAAGCGTTGATCCAGTGGTACCAGGACACAGCGGCCGACAGCCCGATCGGCTTCTTCCAAATTGGCGGCGGCATTGCAGGTGACTTTCCGATTTGCGTCGTGCCGTTGTTGATCCAAGACTTGAAGCTGGACATTCCTTTGTGGGCGTACTTCTGTCAAATCAGTGATGCGGTGACCAGCTATGGCGGTTACAGCGGCGCTGTGCCGAACGAAAAAATCACTTGGTACAAACTGGAACCGGAAGCCCCCAAGTTCATGATCCAAAGCGATGCTTCGATTGTGGCTCCGCTGATGTTCGCCTACGTCCTAGGCTGGTAA